One genomic region from Xyrauchen texanus isolate HMW12.3.18 chromosome 4, RBS_HiC_50CHRs, whole genome shotgun sequence encodes:
- the LOC127636775 gene encoding general transcription factor II-I repeat domain-containing protein 1-like isoform X1 produces MAQIHKLGCDVLSTNSRPELKVPHVSARQEILTSLVSALDSVCSAMSKLNAEVACVTVHEDSVIAVGTEKGRIFLNSRKEIQTDFHKFCKVSCLQALTSLNSHPKVPDVDSSRTGKECGQQGRQRALTDTHSNIFVLRKMVEEVFSVLYSEAVGKSSLVPMPYDWILKDPSSVVAYGLPDGVTLRKPSEYDTKTLMKILEQSNRIRFIVKRTQEEPTRDAKSCLDVNHHSSISKSVSNHASVKPSLQEVSASNSMLSSFLYSMPMSSQPHPDSKLDLKPISLHSLGKERLGMWASADDKAVQAKEYADNGERIGLAGDLAQSHPSIHVSKRLLFSIVHEKSEKWDLFIRETEDINTLRECVQILFNSRYAEALGLDHMVPVPYRKIACDPEAVEIIGIPDKIPFKRPCTYGVPKLKRILEERHAVRFVVKRMFDERIFTAAGKVAKEEGKQDGATPEDGFPDGLRVPSSSLDLVSNTHSSRSTSSCVSPLVECEAGPSGDCLPLKKIKTEPPDGEIIQVTVPESSAPTEEPSELPAERVTPDLCRPSEPVSEDLAPKSTPQGLKRAVEEDIGEMILQLRKQAESLFSSKYSEALGLPEPAKVPYSKFQMYPDDLHVTGLPEGMTFRRPNCFGAAKLQRILAASSQIKFVIKRPELLTEQVKHESLSKSTSDSVETDSKDQSDDPGPASKRPGFSDTLEAKLSRIDLANTLREQVQDLFNRKYGEALGIKYPVQVPYKRIKSNPGSVIIEGLPPGIPFRKPCTFGSQNLERILAVADKISFSITRPFQGLIPKPAPRRITIMKKGYTAISEEDEINRMGEKVILREQVKELFNKKYGDALGLDRSVLVPYKLIRANPGSFEVSGLPDDIPFRNPNTYDIVRLEKILQVHDEIIFNIKTPLQPFTELCSQSCNTGKSHFFVFNLCFFQSLKKVILPFSCIFHRGERSVHQSTQAQTGAWQQSSGCAHWSRLSAINQSDTGHAMAHVHGGL; encoded by the exons ATGGCACAGATTCATAAACTGGGCTGTGACGTGTTGAGCACGAACTCTCGGCCAGAGCTCAAAGTTCCACATGTTTCAGCCAGACAAGAGATCCTCACCAGCCTTGTGTCTGCTCTGGACTCTGTG TGCTCTGCCATGTCTAAACTGAATGCTGAGGTGGCCTGTGTCACAGTGCATGAGGACAGCGTCATTGCTGTGGGAACAGAGAAGGGAAGAATCTTCCTAAACTCCAGAAAGGAAATCCAGACTGACTTCCACAAGTTCTGCA AAGTATCCTGTCTGCAAGCGTTGACCTCTTTAAACTCCCACCCCAAAGTTCCTGATGTGGACTCCAGCAGGACTGGCAAAGAGTGCGGGCAGCAGGGCAGACAGAGAGCCTTAACAGACACTCACTCCAACATCTTCGTTCTGAGGAAGATGGTGGAGGAGGTGTTCAGCGTGCTTTATA GTGAGGCTGTTGGGAAGAGCAGCCTGGTCCCTATGCCTTATGACTGGATTCTTAAGGATCCTAGCTCAGTTGTTGCGTATGGCCTACCTGATGGTGTAACTTTGAGAAAGCCTTCTGAATACGACACCAAGACCTTAATGAAGATCTTAGAACAGAGCAATCGAATCCGTTTCATAGTCAAAAG AACACAAGAGGAACCCACAAGGGATGCCAAATCCTGTCTGGATGTCAACCATCACTCTTCGATCTCAAAGAGTGTAAGCAACCATGCCTCCGTCAAACCCTCCTTGCAGGAAGTGTCTGCTAGCAACTCCATGCTCTCCAGTTTCCTGTACAGCATGCCCATGTCCTCCCAGCCCCACCCAGACAGCAAGCTGGACCTGAAGCCCATATCCCTGCACAGTTTAGGTAAAGAGCGGCTGGGCATGTGGGCATCCGCTGATGATAAAGCTGTGCAGGCCAAAGAATATGCTGACAATG GTGAGCGAATAGGGCTGGCAGGGGATCTTGCCCAAAGTCATCCCAGCATCCATGTCTCCAAGCGCCTTCTGTTCTCCATTGTGCATGAAAAATCAG AAAAATGGGACTTGTTCATCAGGGAGACTGAGGATATCAACACCCTTCGAGAGTGTGTTCAGATCCTCTTCAACAGCAGATACG CTGAGGCATTAGGCCTGGATCACATGGTTCCTGTGCCATACCGGAAGATCGCCTGTGATCCGGAAGCAGTAGAGATCATTGGAATTCCAGACAAGATTCCCTTCAAGAGGCCATGTACTTACGGAGTGCCTAAACTAAAACGGATCCTGGAGGAAAGACATGCAGTCCGCTTTGTTGTCAAAAG aaTGTTTGATGAACGCATTTTTACAG CTGCTGGTAAAGTTGCAAAGGAGGAGGGCAAACAGGATGGCGCCACCCCTGAGGACGGTTTCCCAGATGGACTCAGGGTGCCGAGCTCTTCCCTAGATCTGGTCAGCAACACTCACAGTAGCAG ATCGACTAGCTCCTGTGTCAGTCCTTTGGTTGAATGTGAAGCAG ggcCTTCTGGGGACTGTCTACCTTTGAAAAAGATCAAAACTGAACCCCCAGATGGAGAAATCATCCAGGTGACAGTGCCAG AGTCCAGTGCTCCTACAGAGGAGCCAAGTGAGCTTCCGGCTGAGCGGGTGACCCCTGACCTCTGTCGTCCCTCTGAGCCTGTATCAG AAGATCTGGCACCGAAGTCTACACCGCAAGGGCTCAAGAGAGCTGTTGAAG AAGACATCGGAGAGATGATCCTTCAGCTGAGAAAGCAAGCGGAGAGTCTGTTCAGCTCTAAGTACA GTGAGGCTCTTGGCCTGCCTGAGCCTGCTAAAGTGCCATACTCCAAGTTCCAGATGTATCCAGATGATCTGCATGTCACAGGTTTACCGGAAGGGATGACATTTCGAAGACCGAACTGTTTTGGGGCAGCAAAACTCCAGAGGATTCTTGCTGCCAGTAGTCAGATTAAGTTTGTCATAAAGAG gccaGAATTGTTAACAGAACAGGTCAAACATGAGTCTCTTTCTAAATCAACCTCTGATTCAG TAGAGACTGACTCCAAAGACCAATCAGATGACCCTGGCCCAGCCTCCAAGAGACCAGGATTCTCAG ACACTTTAGAGGCCAAGCTCTCCCGTATCGACTTGGCAAACACACTGCGCGAGCAGGTCCAAGACCTGTTCAACAGGAAATACGGCGAGGCACTGGGCATTAAGTATCCTGTGCAAGTGCCTTACAAGAGGATCAAGAGTAACCCTGGCTCAGTGATTATCGAGGGCTTGCCCCCTGGCATCCCCTTCAGAAAACCCTGCACCTTCGGTTCACAGAATCTGGAGAGGATATTAGCTGTGGCTGACAAGATCTCTTTTAGCATTACAAG GCCTTTCCAAGGGCTTATTCCCAAGCCAG CACCACGAAGAATAACCATAATGAAGAAAGGTTACACCGCGATAAGTG AAGAAGATGAGATCAACCGAATGGGAGAGAAGGTGATATTAAGAGAACAAGTTAAAGAACTCTTCAATAAGAAATATG GTGATGCTCTGGGTCTGGACCGCTCAGTCCTTGTCCCGTACAAGTTAATACGTGCCAATCCAGGCTCATTTGAAGTGTCTGGACTTCCAGATGACATCCCTTTCAGAAATCCTAATACTTATGACATAGTTCGGTTGGAAAAAATCCTGCAGGTCCATGATGAAATCATCTTCAATATCAAAACCCCACTACA GCCTTTTACAGAATTGTGTAGTCAATCTTGTAATACAGGTAAGAGCCATTTCTTTGTCTTTAACTTGTGCTTCTTTCAGTCTCTGAAGAAAGTTATTTTACCATTTTCTTGTATCTTTCACAGAGGGGAAAGAAGCGTCCACCAATCGACGCAAGCGCAAACGGGTGCTTGGCAACAGTCGAGCGGCTGTGCCCACTGGAGCAGACTCAGCgctatcaaccaatcagatacCGGTCATG CAATGGCCCATGTACATGGTGGACTATAG
- the LOC127636775 gene encoding general transcription factor II-I repeat domain-containing protein 1-like isoform X3: MAQIHKLGCDVLSTNSRPELKVPHVSARQEILTSLVSALDSVCSAMSKLNAEVACVTVHEDSVIAVGTEKGRIFLNSRKEIQTDFHKFCKVSCLQALTSLNSHPKVPDVDSSRTGKECGQQGRQRALTDTHSNIFVLRKMVEEVFSVLYSEAVGKSSLVPMPYDWILKDPSSVVAYGLPDGVTLRKPSEYDTKTLMKILEQSNRIRFIVKRTQEEPTRDAKSCLDVNHHSSISKSVSNHASVKPSLQEVSASNSMLSSFLYSMPMSSQPHPDSKLDLKPISLHSLGKERLGMWASADDKAVQAKEYADNGERIGLAGDLAQSHPSIHVSKRLLFSIVHEKSEKWDLFIRETEDINTLRECVQILFNSRYAEALGLDHMVPVPYRKIACDPEAVEIIGIPDKIPFKRPCTYGVPKLKRILEERHAVRFVVKRMFDERIFTAAGKVAKEEGKQDGATPEDGFPDGLRVPSSSLDLVSNTHSSRSTSSCVSPLVECEAGPSGDCLPLKKIKTEPPDGEIIQVTVPESSAPTEEPSELPAERVTPDLCRPSEPVSEDLAPKSTPQGLKRAVEEDIGEMILQLRKQAESLFSSKYSEALGLPEPAKVPYSKFQMYPDDLHVTGLPEGMTFRRPNCFGAAKLQRILAASSQIKFVIKRPELLTEQVKHESLSKSTSDSETDSKDQSDDPGPASKRPGFSDTLEAKLSRIDLANTLREQVQDLFNRKYGEALGIKYPVQVPYKRIKSNPGSVIIEGLPPGIPFRKPCTFGSQNLERILAVADKISFSITRPFQGLIPKPAPRRITIMKKGYTAISEEDEINRMGEKVILREQVKELFNKKYGDALGLDRSVLVPYKLIRANPGSFEVSGLPDDIPFRNPNTYDIVRLEKILQVHDEIIFNIKTPLQPFTELCSQSCNTGKSHFFVFNLCFFQSLKKVILPFSCIFHRGERSVHQSTQAQTGAWQQSSGCAHWSRLSAINQSDTGHAMAHVHGGL; encoded by the exons ATGGCACAGATTCATAAACTGGGCTGTGACGTGTTGAGCACGAACTCTCGGCCAGAGCTCAAAGTTCCACATGTTTCAGCCAGACAAGAGATCCTCACCAGCCTTGTGTCTGCTCTGGACTCTGTG TGCTCTGCCATGTCTAAACTGAATGCTGAGGTGGCCTGTGTCACAGTGCATGAGGACAGCGTCATTGCTGTGGGAACAGAGAAGGGAAGAATCTTCCTAAACTCCAGAAAGGAAATCCAGACTGACTTCCACAAGTTCTGCA AAGTATCCTGTCTGCAAGCGTTGACCTCTTTAAACTCCCACCCCAAAGTTCCTGATGTGGACTCCAGCAGGACTGGCAAAGAGTGCGGGCAGCAGGGCAGACAGAGAGCCTTAACAGACACTCACTCCAACATCTTCGTTCTGAGGAAGATGGTGGAGGAGGTGTTCAGCGTGCTTTATA GTGAGGCTGTTGGGAAGAGCAGCCTGGTCCCTATGCCTTATGACTGGATTCTTAAGGATCCTAGCTCAGTTGTTGCGTATGGCCTACCTGATGGTGTAACTTTGAGAAAGCCTTCTGAATACGACACCAAGACCTTAATGAAGATCTTAGAACAGAGCAATCGAATCCGTTTCATAGTCAAAAG AACACAAGAGGAACCCACAAGGGATGCCAAATCCTGTCTGGATGTCAACCATCACTCTTCGATCTCAAAGAGTGTAAGCAACCATGCCTCCGTCAAACCCTCCTTGCAGGAAGTGTCTGCTAGCAACTCCATGCTCTCCAGTTTCCTGTACAGCATGCCCATGTCCTCCCAGCCCCACCCAGACAGCAAGCTGGACCTGAAGCCCATATCCCTGCACAGTTTAGGTAAAGAGCGGCTGGGCATGTGGGCATCCGCTGATGATAAAGCTGTGCAGGCCAAAGAATATGCTGACAATG GTGAGCGAATAGGGCTGGCAGGGGATCTTGCCCAAAGTCATCCCAGCATCCATGTCTCCAAGCGCCTTCTGTTCTCCATTGTGCATGAAAAATCAG AAAAATGGGACTTGTTCATCAGGGAGACTGAGGATATCAACACCCTTCGAGAGTGTGTTCAGATCCTCTTCAACAGCAGATACG CTGAGGCATTAGGCCTGGATCACATGGTTCCTGTGCCATACCGGAAGATCGCCTGTGATCCGGAAGCAGTAGAGATCATTGGAATTCCAGACAAGATTCCCTTCAAGAGGCCATGTACTTACGGAGTGCCTAAACTAAAACGGATCCTGGAGGAAAGACATGCAGTCCGCTTTGTTGTCAAAAG aaTGTTTGATGAACGCATTTTTACAG CTGCTGGTAAAGTTGCAAAGGAGGAGGGCAAACAGGATGGCGCCACCCCTGAGGACGGTTTCCCAGATGGACTCAGGGTGCCGAGCTCTTCCCTAGATCTGGTCAGCAACACTCACAGTAGCAG ATCGACTAGCTCCTGTGTCAGTCCTTTGGTTGAATGTGAAGCAG ggcCTTCTGGGGACTGTCTACCTTTGAAAAAGATCAAAACTGAACCCCCAGATGGAGAAATCATCCAGGTGACAGTGCCAG AGTCCAGTGCTCCTACAGAGGAGCCAAGTGAGCTTCCGGCTGAGCGGGTGACCCCTGACCTCTGTCGTCCCTCTGAGCCTGTATCAG AAGATCTGGCACCGAAGTCTACACCGCAAGGGCTCAAGAGAGCTGTTGAAG AAGACATCGGAGAGATGATCCTTCAGCTGAGAAAGCAAGCGGAGAGTCTGTTCAGCTCTAAGTACA GTGAGGCTCTTGGCCTGCCTGAGCCTGCTAAAGTGCCATACTCCAAGTTCCAGATGTATCCAGATGATCTGCATGTCACAGGTTTACCGGAAGGGATGACATTTCGAAGACCGAACTGTTTTGGGGCAGCAAAACTCCAGAGGATTCTTGCTGCCAGTAGTCAGATTAAGTTTGTCATAAAGAG gccaGAATTGTTAACAGAACAGGTCAAACATGAGTCTCTTTCTAAATCAACCTCTGATTCAG AGACTGACTCCAAAGACCAATCAGATGACCCTGGCCCAGCCTCCAAGAGACCAGGATTCTCAG ACACTTTAGAGGCCAAGCTCTCCCGTATCGACTTGGCAAACACACTGCGCGAGCAGGTCCAAGACCTGTTCAACAGGAAATACGGCGAGGCACTGGGCATTAAGTATCCTGTGCAAGTGCCTTACAAGAGGATCAAGAGTAACCCTGGCTCAGTGATTATCGAGGGCTTGCCCCCTGGCATCCCCTTCAGAAAACCCTGCACCTTCGGTTCACAGAATCTGGAGAGGATATTAGCTGTGGCTGACAAGATCTCTTTTAGCATTACAAG GCCTTTCCAAGGGCTTATTCCCAAGCCAG CACCACGAAGAATAACCATAATGAAGAAAGGTTACACCGCGATAAGTG AAGAAGATGAGATCAACCGAATGGGAGAGAAGGTGATATTAAGAGAACAAGTTAAAGAACTCTTCAATAAGAAATATG GTGATGCTCTGGGTCTGGACCGCTCAGTCCTTGTCCCGTACAAGTTAATACGTGCCAATCCAGGCTCATTTGAAGTGTCTGGACTTCCAGATGACATCCCTTTCAGAAATCCTAATACTTATGACATAGTTCGGTTGGAAAAAATCCTGCAGGTCCATGATGAAATCATCTTCAATATCAAAACCCCACTACA GCCTTTTACAGAATTGTGTAGTCAATCTTGTAATACAGGTAAGAGCCATTTCTTTGTCTTTAACTTGTGCTTCTTTCAGTCTCTGAAGAAAGTTATTTTACCATTTTCTTGTATCTTTCACAGAGGGGAAAGAAGCGTCCACCAATCGACGCAAGCGCAAACGGGTGCTTGGCAACAGTCGAGCGGCTGTGCCCACTGGAGCAGACTCAGCgctatcaaccaatcagatacCGGTCATG CAATGGCCCATGTACATGGTGGACTATAG